The sequence tatgtacatatgtaatGCACGAGGCATCGCAACGAGCATAATATAATACGCCTATCATCAACGCAATTGTTATCGCAGTAAACAAATAATTGATTCCGAGGCAAAGAGGCAAAACAAACTAGTTGAGATGCCACACCAGAGGCGTAGCCATGGGGATACCCCCTGATCAATAGACTACGAAACTCGGGATCGGTGAAGGATTGTACAACTGCGCCCATGGCGCTCCCTAGAGGGTCGCTCAACCGCAAATCACTTGAGGCCATTATTATAGCGCCACCAGTGGCTGGGGATATGGTTTTCCAAGGGGGAAACCGGAGGCTACAACCCGGCAATAGATAAAGAGGCATGTGAAGTGTTCCGTTGTAGGGCATTCGAGCGATCAATGAACAATGTACGAGTACAGTTGACCTTCTGTCATACACAGAAAACAATATTATCATTATAAATTAGGTACATATTAGAGCACACAAGGTAAATAATGAGTTATAATATATTGTACTGCAAAAAAACTTATGAAAACAGTCTATAGACTATTTAAATATCAAAAGATTTCAGTTggtgtatttatgtatttagaGAGAAAAGGCTTTAAAAAGATAGGGCTATATACAAATAAGTAGTATACCTTTATAAAATATCAACTAATAATGTTTCCAAAAACTATaaaggttatatatttgataTACAAAATATTCTGTTTACATTTTTCAGTACCGCTGCAATCGTTCTCTCCGGATCCCGATGATAGCACCGAGAATTGCGGCGGCGAGAATGGAGCTCCCCTGATGACGCCCTGCAAGAGCTCCATAATTCTGGAAGCCCAGACAAGCTCCACGCTGAAATGCGAGGGCGAGGATCCGATGGTCTGGTGGACCAGCTCTGTTGATCATCTGCAGGGAATCGCGGGGGATCGGTTTGATAATACAGAGGATCCGGCACGACCATATGGCACCAGCCTAACACTCTACGAGGTGACGGCCGACGACGTGGGTGCCTATTATTGCGTCAAGGATTCGGAATACAACAAGATCTCGGAGAAGTCGGATGAGGCGATGGTCGAGCTGGTGAACCAGGGTCTGGCCAGCTCCATCTACGTGTACGTGAACGACCCAGTTAGCAAATTGGCGCCCGCCATCAGCTCCATAAATGCCCTGCAATATACCGACGTGGTGATACCCTGCAGACCAGCTATGCCCGATACAGAAGTGTGGCTGGAGACCAACAATGGAGAGGTAAGTGGACGGGATCTTATAGTTttgaaaccaaaaaaaaacaacatttaTCCACCGCAGAAGAATTTTAGGAGGAAGtatttcattattattatatgtTAAGAAATTTTTGGACAATATTTctttatgtttttttgttacaaatatGAATGCAATTAATAACATTGTATTTTACCTTTCACTCGATTGGATGGATCTATCCTTTAAATCCCCTTTGGATCAGCGCATTGTATAAGTCGAATTACTTTATTTATGATTTCTTCGtcgatttaaaaaaaatgtttttgataatcctcaaattttaaaacttaGTCCGGAGTATAATAGAatgtatgtatttaaaaaGCAATATTATTGATTGATGACAAACGTTATAATATAGACTGTAAGATTATTATATAATGGATATAGATTATAACAGTTTGGTCTTACTGGCATAACCTCTCAACTGATGAATTTCTTTTCCCGGCGCGCAGAACGCACGATGGCTAATCCGATCGAATGGTCAGATTCAGGGGAGTCCGAAGTTCTTCAAGAGTGTGAGGTACCACCCCAGGTGGGGCTTCACCTTCCATGTCACAAGCCGTATGGACGGTTACGTGTATTGCAATTCGACGAACAATTTTAGACTCATTGACGTTTTCTACACAGAGAGTATGTCACAGTTTGTTTTTGCATATCAATTTGTAGTTACGCCCTTATGATCCATAAATGTATATACTATACTGTACAGAAAGCCTAAATGTAAGACATATCATTATAGATATTATACCTACCATTATAGCGTAGCATTAACAAACCAGTTCCAAGTCCTTAACTGTATTGATAGGCCGCTTCTTAGGTTTCCATTTTATTACCCCAATTCTGACCCATTTGCCTCTGCGCAGACATATTCCAGCACATCTGTGGGTCGATACGATCCGAAAAGGGGATTCACCATCGAAATCCGCAGCATCACGGATGGCGGCGAGTACTACTGTCGACCCAGTCCGCCCTTCCCGCACAACGAAGAGGAGTATACCAGCGTAGAAGTGCACTTTATTGGTAACGGTCACATTGATAGTGAGTTTTTGCACCCCAAAGTTTGTGATTTCCGTCTATACATGTCGTAAATATTGCTTTATCTTTTTGGAATCGATCATTTGAAGCGGTTAaggttttggttttttgagGCCCAGGTTCTAATCTCTTCGAAATTCATGGCTTTAACACACTCTATAGCCAATAGACAAAATTTGAATGCACTCAAGTTGTTTACGCACTCAATAAAATGAAGTAGGATATTTAATTTGGCTTTAAAAATAAGACTTCAAAACTACTGGTGTTgaatggtttttaaaaattaactatctgtaattaaaaaaaatatatatacatttctCTGATCACCATTATAATGAAAGTTTTATAATGTCACTGCTTGCAAGTTATATACATGTGCTAACCTATGGTATTTCTCACTTTCTCCATGTTCCACCCACTATTCCTTGCTCTTAAATTTACAAATATTGATTGACTACCCGAACCCACTGTCACGTTAATCTGCTAACTCCTCCAGAAACCGGATTGGAAAGTCCCAATACCAGCCCTCCGACATCGGGGGCCTTGACTAACATTGGCGATGGCGATGTTACTAACCAATCGACGAGTAAAATGGCACTTATCAGTGTTGATGGTGATGGTGCTCTTTCCTGGGATCGAGTTAGGCGTAGTCCAGCCCGTCTGGCACCGATGAATGCGTCTCCCTCACCCAGACCAGGGCGTAAGTGTTACTGTCCTGGCTATTGATGATCTATTGTTGATCTGTTGCTAATCTGTTGTTGATCTGTTGTTGATCTATTGTTGATGTGTTGTTGATCTGTTGTTGATTCATTGTTGATCTGTTCTTCTGTTCCCTTGTGTTGTCCTGGCTGTGATCAAGTTTTGCATCCCTTACCTTATGGCtttgtttttgcttttaattttgttatggACTGATTTAACTGCTGTAGCTAGCTTATTTGTTACTAATCCCGGCCAACACCTACCACCTAAGTACTGTAAAAACATTAACCCATTTGTGTCCACGTCTATGTCTCACTCTAACCCCTCCCATCTGCATGAAGCTGTATCATTGCTGGCCAGTCCCAGTCCTTTGCGAAGGGTATCTAATAACGCTAAACTCTCTACCAACGCCACAGAAAGCGGCAAGCCCCTGCCAAAGCCCGTGATCAAGTCCTCCGTGGATCATCACGTTATCACGAACACCAACTTCACCCTCGTGTGCGAGCAGTCGGCCTTGATTGAGTCATTGTACCATATTGCCTGGGAAATACCGTCTCGCGATGAGGTCAGTAGAACTaaatatgaaattgaaatACTAGGCAACTCAACCCATCTTTGTGCTCTCCCACAGAATCGCATCAATATCACCACAGCAGAAACCGATCCCAAGACTAGGAACAGCACCCACCAGTTGGGCAGAAGCATTTTGACGGTATTGAACGCCAAACGCACAGATTCCGGCTTGTACACGTGCATAACCACCGATAAATcccaaaatacaaaatactTTGTCAGATATATGATTAAAGTTTTAGGTGGGTTTAACAACATACAAaatagtattttttaaaaacgcAGAATGAgtaaatttttgtatattaTGGGTAATACCATATTATTCCTATACCCACAGGACCAAACGAAAGCTACCTGAAGGTGTACGAGCCTTCGAAGCACTACAACGTGCAGGAAATGGCCAACCGCACGATCCAGATGAGGGCCAACTTCGAGGGCTACCCGACGCCCAGCTTCACCTGGCTCAAGCCGGACGGAACCGAGGTCCGACAGTCGGAGCACAACTTCAAGATCTTCTCCGAGGAGCTGGGCACAATGCTCCAGGTGCTAAATGCCCAGCTGGAGGACAGCGGGACCTACGTCCTGCGGGGCACCAATACCTTTGAGACCGTGCAGCTGGAGTACAACGTGAGCGTGAGCGACGGTCCGGTCCTGAGCATGGGGGACGTCTACGTCCAGGTGGGATCGGTGGCGCGACTGGAGTGCACCGTCCGCTCCCATCCGCCGGCGATAGTCACCTTCTTGTTCCGTCCCTGCAGCCTGGAGCCCCGATGGCCGACGTGTTCCGTGCTCGAACATAACTTTAGTGTAAGTACCTCGATTGGCTTTTAACTAAGTCCACACTCTTTATTTCGGTATAAGGATTTACCTCAATTTACTTTTTACTATGTGTATACTTTGTATTTCGGTGTAAGGTTTTACCCCtatttgcttttaattttgtgtcATATTCTTTACATAGTGTTGTTGCACACTTTTATACGCATTCTaagctttaaatattttgttgcatacttttatacACCTTTTACATACCTAAATTGACATTTAAAAGTAATTTGAAAACCCTAGAGACTTGTGTGGCCTCCAGGAATAtgaaaaaacattttccaatcattttatatttaagtttactttatttgtatttgtCCCTAATCATCTTTCAATTGCTTTTTCTGTGCCGTCCCATGGTTTGGTGTTGTCATACTGCAGACATCAGATGCGCAGGAGAAATATAAGGTACTATAATTGCTTATAGCCCACAACCTAAACCTTTCGATCCGAATTTACAATCAATCTTTGCCACCACCCACAGTTCCTGACGAAGGCGAGACCCGGTAAACTGAGTGTGGAAAGCATATACGAGGTGTCCTTTCTGCCCACGGATCCGGGAATACTCACCTGCGTGGCCGAGAACAAGGTGAATGGAAAGGAGCGAAGAGCCTTGACCAAGGCCCATGTATTGCTTGGTAATATTTCCGAGAACATGACCATCCATGGCTTTGATAAAAGTCACAAGATCGCCAAAGAGGAATATGTGAACTTTACCTGCGAGGCGCTGGCCTATCACTTCGATGGCAATCTTCAATGGCTCCTCGATGGCGAGGATTTGAAGGAGACCGAACGTAAGACTTTTCTAAGttcataatttatttaatgtaATACATTAAATTTGTAACACTTTCGCCCTCAGTGGTTCGAACTGAAACCAGTCGTACCAACTACTCCTATAGGAGCACCATTCACATAAGTTCGATATCTGACAAGGATCAAGGGACCTACGAGTGCCGGGCCTATCACAATTCGAATCACTCCATATACACCGGTCGCGAGATATTCTTGAACGTCTATGATCCCTTTGCTCCTCAGTGGGTGGACACTAGCCTGAAGGACCATTCGAAAATAAAGCGTAAATTGGGCCAGGGCGTGGAGCTGGATTGCGCCTCCGATGCGATTCCCTTGGCCAAGGTGCGGTGGTACAAGGACGACAAGGAGCTGACCGAAACGAAGTTCAGAAACATGACAGTAAACGATTCCAAGCTGGTGATCATGTTCCTCTATCCCGGCGACGAAGGCGTCTACAAATGCCAGGTGGAGAACCGGTTGGACAGGATCGAGAGGTCCTTCACGGTGGTTATTACGGGTGAGTGTGACTTTATTATTGGTATTTCAACATTCAGATGTGGTTATTTAGgggaaataaacattttataagGATTCATTTCATATATTAGCACCTTTACATTATAAGGCATCATATTAATGATAACCTCCCCGAATCTAGATAGGTCTTCATAAGTTCTCCTTTATGATATTTTTAGATCTTCCCGGCATCAGCATGGCCTGGGTGTGGTTCGGCGTGACACTTTTTCTCATCCTGATCAGCCTGTGCGTCTTCCTGGCCATTCGCTATCAGAAGGAGCACAAACGGCATCTCCAACTGAAGGAAGCTGGCTTGGCCAACTTCGAGAAGGGTGCCGTGGGTCACATTAATCCCGACATGACCATGGACGAGCAGGCGGAATTCTTGCCGTACAATCGTAAATTCGAGTTCCCGCGGGAGAACCTAACGCTGGGCAAGCAACTGGGAGCCGGAGCCTTTGGCGTGGTGCTCAAGGGAGAAGCCATAGGAATCCTCAAGGAGGAGCCCACCACCACGGTGGCGGTCAAGATGGTCAAGCGAACGGCCGACAACGAGGTGGTCAGGGCACTGGTCTCCGAGCTCAAGATAATGGTCCATATGGGCCAGCACTTAAATGTGGTCAATCTCCTGGGAGCCGTCACTAAAAACATTGCAAAACGTAAGTTCTGAGAAATTCAAATATTCATATATCATGATATCAAGATCACTATGGTAATAACTTATAAtgtatataataatatcaaaataCCTGTATTTCTTAAAGGCGAACTCATGGTCATTGTTGAGTACTGTCGCTTTGGCAATATTCAGAACTTCCTTCTGAGGAACAGGAAGTGCTTTATTAATCAAATTAATCCGGATACCGATCACATAGATCCCTCCATCATGACCCAGCGCATTTCCGACAACTTTGACCTGCACCGGTAAGTTTTTACGGTCCAGTAAACTAGTTTATTAACCCCTAAGATAAACGTCAAAGTAAACTAACCCTAACTTTAGATAGCCGTTGTCTTGACTAACTCTTATATTGTTTTGATTCTTGGTTTTGGTACTCTTGTGATAAAACTTAACTACCGACTAACTATCAAACAAACACGATCCTCTATGTGATAAACTCTTGCTAAACTCcaaacacactcacacacacaccaaaCACTGAATGTTGTTGCACCTGTGCTTGTGATCCCGCTCCTGGTTGTGGTCTCCTCCTCTGTGCTCCCCGCTCTATGTGCCTCCCCCTGGGTCCTTGTGGTGGTCACTAAACTCCAACTAACAGCGATGCGAATGGTGGTGGTGGCTTGAAATACGCCAATATCGGTTTTCCGATCCACTCGTACGTCAATGAACCGCACAACAATAACACGCAACCGCCAACTCATCGCAGGAACTCGGACAATGATCCCCGATCGGGCACCCGAGCCGGACGTCCCGGATCCGGAAACGCCACCTACAGCTACGACAGACAGATGGACACATGTGCCACCGTGATGACCACAGTGCCGGAAGGTAGGTGTCTTATTTCTAGAAGATATCGGAGAAAGCTATGATCGTGATCTCTTAAGAcccaatttaaaattttaaataacatGTATGGTCATTGGTCTCATAAGAAACCCCTTCCATTTCATCCATTTATACCAGTGGTCATCAGCAGAACCACGATTCGCTGCATCTGCTGTCAATGACCACTAACCACTGAATTAATCAAAGTACACAGTAATCACAGTACTTTACAGAGATTTTATTTATCTTAAATACCTTAAAAGAGGGGTCTAAAAAACAGAGAAGTATCTCTTGCAGCCTAAACGTCTTgagataaaaatgtaaaaaaaaagaaactcGGAAATAATTCGAAGACGACCTCAAAGTGCTTAAAAATTCGATTTGTTTCTTTTCCATTTCATTTTTCCATTTCTCGGTTATAAATGTTATCAAAGTGGTTTCAAAATTTGATCTATATAATCTTTAGCTCATCGTTGTTAAGCAACTGAACTAATCTTAGTAAAATTCAACAGATGATCAAATAATGTCCAATAACTCCGTACAACCCGCCTGGCGTTCCAACTACAAGACAGACTCCAACGAGGCGATGACAGTGACCACAGTGGATCTGATCAGTTGGGCTTTCCAGGTGGCCCGCGGCATGGATTACCTGTCCTCCAAGAAAGTGTTGCATGGGGATCTGGCTGCCAGAAATATTCTGCTCTGTGAGAATAATATCGTAAAGATTTGCGACTTTGGTCTGGCTCGATCCATGTATCGAACAGATAACTACAAAAAGTCAggtatataaaataataagtaAAAGGTATATATTcagatttatttaatatattttcctCCTTATATTAGAGAGTGGCAAACTGCCCATCAAGTGGTTGGCGCTAGAGTCCCTGAGCGATCATGTATTCAGCACCTACAGCGACGTTTGGTCCTACGGAATTGTCCTGTGGGAGATGTTCTCGCTGGCCAAGGTTCCATATCCGGGCATAGATCCCAACCAGGAGTTGTTCAATAAGCTGAACGATGGCTACCGCATGGAGAAGCCACCATATGCCAATCAAGAGCTCTACGAGATTATGCTAGAGTGCTGGCGGAAGAAGTGAGTGTTGCTTtttgattatattacattataTTATATGATTTCATATTATTTCAGTCCTGAGAGCAGACCCTTGTTCCCTGAGCTGGAACAGCGTTTTGGCAATATGCTGGGTGAAGATGTGGCCAATGTAAGATCCCCTCTTTATAGAACGAGTAAACCAAATGTTATATGTGAACATTTACCTTACAGCACTACCTGGACCTGAACAACCCGTACATGCAGAGCAACATGGAGTACATGAAGACCCAGACTACGGACTACCTGGGCCTGATGGGATCCCCTGACGAGCTGGCGCCCTCCGCTCCGCGCTACGTAAATGGACGCGTAGTACCCAAGATCCGTGAGTATTTCTTTTCAGCCATGACCATGGATCAGGTTACTAACTCTGCACAATCACAACCATCCAAACATGCAATTGCACCCATTCGCGCTGGCACACTAACTTCACAGACATCTGTGAGTCGCCGGATGACTACACTCCGATGTATCCGCCGAATACCGAACCCGATGCCAGCACCGCCATATTCTCACCCACGCGTCTTGAAAACGATGCCTCCGACTTTCCGGACTTCTCAAGTGAAACCACTTTCCAATTCCCAGGAGAGCGGCACTCGCCCACTTTGAGTAACAATCTGAACAGCGGATCGAGTAAGCCGCTCCGCAAGAAGAACGGCCTGCCGACGGTGGATGCGGCGGATCAGGCGCCGGAGGAGATACCCATGCTGCATCGCCGCTCCACGGGATCGGAGGAGAGTCCGGATCAGGGCAGGCGCTTCAATCAGGCCCTCAAGCAGCAGTACGTCACTCCAACGCCTTCGCCACGCCATCATGTGGAGACGAAACTCAATGGGGAGTCCTCCGAAAGCTATGTGAATGTGAAGCCGCCCAGGAAGAATATACCCGGCAAAACCTCAACCGGTGGTGGAGGTGCTCCTGCTGGGGGTGGCGGTGCCCCCACGGATGCCTTCTCGAATCCCAGCTACCAGCCACTCTCCACCGTCAACGAGAAGGAGCAGCGAAGGTACTAGGATGTCCCGGAGCCATTAGCCTAAGATTAAGACCTCTTCACAGCTCAGTTGGAGTTTTAAATGGCATTTAAATTAGTCAAATCTAAACGAAATCAACTGATACATTATTGGCCTTAGGAAACCAGGTTCCTGAAAACATAATATAGCACGATATAATCTTTGAAATTTCAACTCAACTGCTTAGGGGCCTTTAAGATAACAATTCTACCAAGTGGCATTGTTATGATTCTGATATAGACTTAAGACCACCCACACTCACTCCATGTTATATACTATTAATGCCATTTCATGTTTTAATTTAGTCTAGACCTAAGCCTAAACTTATCTCTGTAACTGAATGTCTTGTATTTTGTGTGTGCATGTACTTTCGACTACTCAAATACAATGGGTATAACAACTATATCATCTAGTGCTTTGTTATCTAGAGTGGTCAGCTTATTCTTTAATTTAATCATCTATTCTAAGGCGCCGACGTTTTTCCTCAAGCTCTAGTTCCATGAGCTCGTTCTTCAGATTAATTGACCTCAGCTCCAGGCGATGTTTCTCCGCAGATCTTATGTTTTCGTTGTAGTAGAATCTTTGTTGAAGTCGTATCAACGCAATTTGCTCATCGTCCAATAATCTCTTCTTGCTTCGTTTACTTATAATAAATCTTCTTGGTAGTTTTTTCTTCACGAACTGGTGTTCGGGTTCTGTTGGAGTGTCCTCGGGAGTTTCCTgaaacttttcctgaaacagGGTTAGGCAAAGGTTTATATCTACTAAAACTCTACAGCAAACCTCATTATTTGTTTCCGTTTTAAAAGTTGGGCTTTCAATACTGTCGGCTGAGAATAAAAATTCATTATAATCTATTTTTTAGACCAGTTATATCTTTACCTTGATCATTATGCAGTGAGTTTTCTGGATCGGAATCCTCATAAACCACAGAAACACAACTGCTGACTGGATCGAACTCTTCTGAATGGGGATACCGTGGAATCATGGAGCCCGCTGTTTTAAGCTTGCTATTCATGTTCTTGTACTTATCCTTGAGGGTTCTCCATGTGCGATTCGAGCCAGTTTGGCTGGAGAACTGGTGGGCCAACTTCTCCCAGGTTTCCTTTTTCAACTGGCAAGTGGCCGAATCGGAGTTCTTGTTGTCTATGATATGCCTATAAGGTTCCAGCAGCTCTAGGAGTTTAATCTCTTCGGAAGGGGCAAAGTTTTTTCCCCTGTTTCGCGTTTGCTTTTGCAATGCACTGAGCTTAAACATTTTGATTTAAATCAGGATTAAATAAATCAGGATTGACACTTCGAAATTGAAAAGCAAACTAACCAGATTGTAGGGTTGCCTAGCGTTAAGTTCAAGTTTGAAGTTCCAAAAGTTcggaaataaaagtaattaaaaatcaaacaCAAACCATTGAATTGATTTAACGTTATGTACCggtttttaaactttttaaattcGATTAATGGAGTTTCCGATAAATATTTTCCCACCGCGAGCTATCGATTATTCGATTGGCCGCCTGTTGCCACCGATAGGAAACAAGCGATATGCTGGTCCAATTGGCACAGTATGACcgtatttacaaaaacaaaaataatgtttttgtttttctagTGTTGATAAACTTGTTCCAGTTTTCTGTAATttgtaataattattataattatattgcAATTGTTATTAACTCGGCCGCAAAATGATGGTGAGTACAAAGGGGAGCCGGACAAAACCGCATTAAATTGCtggaaatatttaaacaataaaTTGCCTGTTTTCGTGGCATCTGAGATGACGCCCCGCCCGCACACAAAGAAAGTCTTATCATAAAATGGGCGTAACTAGAGTGCACTGCGGTTAATGGTTCTTTTGCCCCCCTAGGACGGCACGGATGACTCAAACCTGCTGAGCAGTCCCTCCGCCAACAACGGCGCCACAATGGAAATCGTCTCGCCCACAAATCCGCTGGCCACTCCGCCAGCAACAGGCGGAGCACCTGCACCCAGTGGGGCCACCAATGGCAGCGGATCGGCCACATCGCCGGACAGCTCCTCCTCTGCCCCGGCCACGCCCGCCGTTCTCGGCGAGAACGCCCTCCACGTGGAGATCTCCGATGCGCTGAGCGAAAAGGAGAAGGTCAAGTTCACAGTGCACACCCGCACCACGCTGCCGGGATTCGCGAAAAAGGATAATAATGTAGTGCGTCAGCACGAGGAGTTCGTCTGGCTGCACGATCGCATCGAGGAGAACGACGACTACGCCGGCTACATTGTAAGTTACCGGGTTAAGTTATTAACACGTTTCTAATTTATGAAAATCCCACCCAGATTCCGCCCTGTCCACCGCGTCCAGACTTCGATGCCTCCCGTGAAAAGCTGCAGCGCCTTGGCGAAGGCGAGGGTAACATGACCAAAGAGGAGTTCAAGAAGATGAAGTCAGAACTGGAGGCGTAAGGGATAATTGCTCCAAATATGGATTTTATATACTTAttctgtttttatttatttgcaagCGAGTATCTGGCCACCTTCAAGAAGACGGTGGCCATGCACGAGGTGTTCCTGCGCCGCCTGGCCAGCCATCCTGTCTTTCGCGTCGACCAGCACTTGAAGGTGTTCCTCGAGTACGACCA is a genomic window of Drosophila suzukii chromosome 2L, CBGP_Dsuzu_IsoJpt1.0, whole genome shotgun sequence containing:
- the Pvr gene encoding vascular endothelial growth factor receptor 1 isoform X8 yields the protein MAILIRRTLLPLLLIAWIPWSDALPLQSFSPDPDDSTENCGGENGAPLMTPCKSSIILEAQTSSTLKCEGEDPMVWWTSSVDHLQGIAGDRFDNTEDPARPYGTSLTLYEVTADDVGAYYCVKDSEYNKISEKSDEAMVELVNQGLASSIYVYVNDPVSKLAPAISSINALQYTDVVIPCRPAMPDTEVWLETNNGENARWLIRSNGQIQGSPKFFKSVRYHPRWGFTFHVTSRMDGYVYCNSTNNFRLIDVFYTEKSGKPLPKPVIKSSVDHHVITNTNFTLVCEQSALIESLYHIAWEIPSRDENRINITTAETDPKTRNSTHQLGRSILTVLNAKRTDSGLYTCITTDKSQNTKYFVRYMIKVLGPNESYLKVYEPSKHYNVQEMANRTIQMRANFEGYPTPSFTWLKPDGTEVRQSEHNFKIFSEELGTMLQVLNAQLEDSGTYVLRGTNTFETVQLEYNVSVSDGPVLSMGDVYVQVGSVARLECTVRSHPPAIVTFLFRPCSLEPRWPTCSVLEHNFSTSDAQEKYKFLTKARPGKLSVESIYEVSFLPTDPGILTCVAENKVNGKERRALTKAHVLLGNISENMTIHGFDKSHKIAKEEYVNFTCEALAYHFDGNLQWLLDGEDLKETELVRTETSRTNYSYRSTIHISSISDKDQGTYECRAYHNSNHSIYTGREIFLNVYDPFAPQWVDTSLKDHSKIKRKLGQGVELDCASDAIPLAKVRWYKDDKELTETKFRNMTVNDSKLVIMFLYPGDEGVYKCQVENRLDRIERSFTVVITDLPGISMAWVWFGVTLFLILISLCVFLAIRYQKEHKRHLQLKEAGLANFEKGAVGHINPDMTMDEQAEFLPYNRKFEFPRENLTLGKQLGAGAFGVVLKGEAIGILKEEPTTTVAVKMVKRTADNEVVRALVSELKIMVHMGQHLNVVNLLGAVTKNIAKRELMVIVEYCRFGNIQNFLLRNRKCFINQINPDTDHIDPSIMTQRISDNFDLHRDANGGGGLKYANIGFPIHSYVNEPHNNNTQPPTHRRNSDNDPRSGTRAGRPGSGNATYSYDRQMDTCATVMTTVPEDDQIMSNNSVQPAWRSNYKTDSNEAMTVTTVDLISWAFQVARGMDYLSSKKVLHGDLAARNILLCENNIVKICDFGLARSMYRTDNYKKSESGKLPIKWLALESLSDHVFSTYSDVWSYGIVLWEMFSLAKVPYPGIDPNQELFNKLNDGYRMEKPPYANQELYEIMLECWRKNPESRPLFPELEQRFGNMLGEDVANHYLDLNNPYMQSNMEYMKTQTTDYLGLMGSPDELAPSAPRYVNGRVVPKIHICESPDDYTPMYPPNTEPDASTAIFSPTRLENDASDFPDFSSETTFQFPGERHSPTLSNNLNSGSSKPLRKKNGLPTVDAADQAPEEIPMLHRRSTGSEESPDQGRRFNQALKQQYVTPTPSPRHHVETKLNGESSESYVNVKPPRKNIPGKTSTGGGGAPAGGGGAPTDAFSNPSYQPLSTVNEKEQRRY